The Candidatus Saccharibacteria bacterium oral taxon 488 genome has a segment encoding these proteins:
- a CDS encoding AAA domain-containing protein has translation MADEGFGMNEVRPEFRYHSLRAQKARFTARFGAVWHVLVVLVAVALGSGGVWLLIKHGPVGWLMIGLVGPLAMLSVWWQGDLKTMAVSARVETIDDVMAADVLGRLSQRPTPKEIALAVGQSRAGQFLGVRLGLTPNFLANIASDDPNDTSALWQSALQIWRDTNSPKVTGAVLAAAIVEQFPNHDALLANLKIDFRDVLGGIMWYERLKSLIEQFKQKPLHTGGIARDWSFGYTPLLSRFAQNLSLQVSGGTMIAQLDAHQVALDQLMTIFGSNGRQNAALIGLDGAGKSTVVAAFAEMLIDGHKTVPSSLLYRQIFLLDASSLISAAAGRGELEALVTQILNEAFLSKNVILCLDNAQLFFEEGVGSVDLSNLLLPILEAGRLRIILTMDSQRYLQISQRNAQLATALNTIVIEPSSPEETVRIMRDQLISLEHRHKVTYMYQAIAEAYRVGERYVQDVAMPGRALKVLEAAAHYASSGLVTAQSVDDAVEKTMGIKIATASTDDEREKLLNLEDLIHQRMINQTRAVSVISDAIRRARAGVRNPDRPIGTFLFLGPTGVGKTELSKALADIYFGGEGNLIRLDLNEFVRAEDVARLIADGANDPMSLTAQVQKRPFSVVLLDEIEKAHPQVLTTLLQLLDEGILRDEKNRDISFRDAIIIATSNAGAERIREYIERGYQLEQFEQTFINELINANLFRPEFLNRFDEIVLFRPLGKEELLQVVDLILAGINRTLAPQKIQVAVEEAGKKLLVDAGYDPRLGARPMRRVVQRAVENTVAKQLLAGTVAPGSTTIITAEQIRAVVGDAADGSSMVSPGPGVPPISPGQ, from the coding sequence GTGGCAGATGAGGGTTTTGGCATGAACGAGGTGCGACCGGAGTTTCGTTATCACAGCTTGCGGGCGCAAAAGGCGCGGTTCACGGCGCGGTTTGGTGCGGTCTGGCATGTATTGGTGGTGCTCGTCGCTGTTGCATTGGGCTCGGGTGGCGTTTGGCTATTGATCAAGCACGGGCCGGTTGGCTGGTTGATGATCGGTCTGGTGGGGCCACTGGCGATGCTCAGTGTGTGGTGGCAGGGCGATCTCAAGACGATGGCGGTGAGCGCACGAGTGGAGACGATTGATGATGTGATGGCAGCGGATGTGCTGGGCCGCCTGAGTCAGCGACCGACGCCAAAAGAGATCGCGCTGGCGGTTGGTCAGTCACGGGCCGGGCAATTCCTCGGAGTGCGGCTGGGTCTCACGCCGAACTTTTTAGCGAATATCGCCTCGGATGATCCAAATGATACGTCAGCCTTGTGGCAATCAGCGCTGCAGATTTGGCGTGACACTAATAGCCCGAAAGTAACAGGTGCGGTGCTGGCGGCGGCGATTGTTGAGCAATTTCCGAATCATGACGCCTTGCTCGCGAATTTGAAAATTGATTTTCGCGATGTATTGGGCGGTATCATGTGGTATGAGCGCCTCAAGTCGTTGATCGAGCAGTTCAAGCAAAAGCCGCTTCACACTGGCGGCATCGCACGCGATTGGTCGTTTGGCTATACGCCACTCCTGAGCCGGTTCGCCCAGAACCTCAGCCTACAGGTATCGGGCGGGACGATGATCGCGCAGCTAGACGCTCATCAGGTGGCGCTGGATCAATTGATGACAATTTTTGGCTCGAACGGCCGACAAAATGCAGCGCTGATCGGGCTCGATGGGGCTGGCAAGAGCACAGTCGTAGCGGCATTCGCCGAGATGCTCATCGATGGGCATAAAACCGTACCGTCATCGCTCCTCTATCGGCAGATTTTCCTGCTGGACGCCTCGTCGCTGATTTCGGCGGCGGCTGGTCGGGGCGAGCTGGAAGCATTGGTGACGCAAATTCTCAACGAAGCATTTTTATCAAAGAATGTCATTTTGTGTCTCGATAATGCCCAGCTGTTTTTTGAGGAGGGTGTCGGTTCGGTTGATCTGAGTAATTTACTACTGCCGATTTTGGAGGCGGGTAGGCTGCGAATTATCTTGACCATGGATAGTCAGCGCTACTTGCAGATTTCTCAGCGTAATGCCCAGCTGGCGACGGCGCTCAATACCATCGTTATCGAGCCATCATCGCCGGAGGAGACGGTGCGAATTATGCGCGATCAGCTGATCAGCCTCGAACATCGCCATAAAGTGACCTACATGTATCAAGCCATCGCCGAAGCCTACCGTGTCGGCGAGCGCTACGTCCAAGACGTGGCGATGCCAGGTCGGGCGCTCAAGGTGCTGGAGGCGGCAGCCCACTATGCGTCGTCCGGTCTGGTGACGGCCCAGTCGGTTGATGACGCGGTCGAAAAAACCATGGGCATCAAGATCGCGACCGCCTCGACTGACGATGAACGAGAGAAGCTCTTGAATCTCGAAGACCTGATTCATCAACGGATGATCAATCAAACGCGTGCCGTTAGTGTCATCTCTGATGCGATTCGGCGAGCGCGCGCCGGCGTGCGCAACCCTGATCGGCCGATTGGTACGTTTCTGTTCCTTGGCCCGACTGGAGTTGGTAAAACTGAGCTGTCCAAGGCGCTGGCGGATATCTACTTTGGTGGCGAGGGCAACCTAATCCGGCTGGATCTCAACGAATTTGTGCGGGCCGAGGACGTGGCGCGCTTGATCGCTGATGGCGCGAATGATCCGATGAGCCTGACCGCCCAGGTGCAAAAGCGACCATTCTCGGTGGTGTTGCTCGATGAAATTGAAAAGGCCCATCCGCAGGTGCTCACGACACTGTTGCAGCTACTGGACGAGGGAATTTTACGCGACGAGAAAAACCGCGATATTAGTTTTCGTGACGCCATTATTATCGCCACGTCAAATGCTGGTGCTGAGAGAATTCGCGAATACATCGAGCGTGGCTACCAACTGGAGCAGTTCGAACAAACATTTATCAACGAGCTGATTAATGCCAATCTGTTTCGTCCGGAGTTTCTCAACCGCTTTGATGAAATCGTGCTATTTCGTCCCTTGGGCAAAGAAGAGCTGCTGCAGGTCGTTGATCTCATTTTGGCTGGTATCAATCGAACGCTGGCGCCACAAAAAATCCAAGTCGCTGTCGAGGAGGCGGGTAAAAAATTATTGGTCGATGCTGGCTACGACCCGCGCCTCGGCGCTCGTCCGATGCGCCGCGTGGTGCAACGAGCCGTCGAGAATACCGTCGCCAAGCAGCTGCTCGCTGGCACTGTCGCGCCAGGCTCAACGACGATTATCACGGCGGAGCAGATACGAGCAGTGGTCGGCGATGCGGCCGATGGCAGTAGTATGGTGTCCCCAGGCCCGGGCGTGCCGCCGATATCACCCGGACAGTAG
- the murB gene encoding UDP-N-acetylmuramate dehydrogenase, with protein MYHMEIRTEIPLQQYTTMRLGGTARFMASATSVNEVRELYKSAKMQGIPIFVLGGGSNIIARDEGFEGVVLLNQIKGFAVLTDDGQTATIKVGAGEIWDEVVKRTVTMGLSGIEAMSAIPGTAGAAPVQNVGAYGQEVADVLTELEAYDSLTDRVVTLSAAECGFSYRHSIFRGEASGRYCILSITIKLHHAAPKPPFYAGLQRYLTNMNITTFTPQVIRDAVMAIRFDKLPDPTERPNAGSFFKNALIESWQLNELRERYPDAPSYDMPDGRHKVPTGWLIEQAGLKGALLHGMRVHDKNALVLINESATSYHDLAAARDAIIQSVYDKFHIQIQQEPLEI; from the coding sequence ATGTATCACATGGAGATACGAACAGAGATTCCGTTGCAACAATATACGACGATGCGGCTCGGCGGCACAGCACGCTTTATGGCATCGGCGACGTCGGTGAATGAAGTCAGAGAGTTATATAAGAGTGCCAAGATGCAAGGTATCCCGATCTTTGTCCTCGGCGGCGGCAGTAATATCATCGCTCGCGACGAAGGGTTTGAGGGGGTGGTGCTACTCAATCAAATCAAGGGGTTTGCAGTGCTGACTGATGATGGTCAGACGGCAACGATCAAGGTTGGTGCGGGTGAAATATGGGATGAGGTGGTTAAGCGTACAGTTACCATGGGACTGAGCGGCATTGAGGCGATGTCGGCCATCCCTGGTACAGCCGGCGCTGCGCCGGTGCAAAATGTCGGTGCGTATGGCCAGGAAGTTGCTGATGTGCTCACTGAGCTAGAGGCGTACGACTCACTGACTGACCGGGTGGTAACCTTGAGCGCGGCAGAGTGCGGGTTTTCGTATCGGCATAGTATTTTTCGCGGTGAGGCGAGCGGTCGCTACTGCATTCTCTCAATTACCATCAAGCTCCATCACGCAGCGCCAAAACCGCCATTTTACGCCGGCCTCCAGCGGTATTTGACCAACATGAATATCACGACCTTTACGCCGCAGGTGATCCGCGACGCGGTGATGGCGATTCGGTTTGATAAGTTACCTGATCCGACCGAGCGACCTAATGCTGGCTCATTCTTCAAGAACGCGCTGATCGAATCATGGCAACTGAATGAACTTCGTGAACGGTATCCAGATGCCCCATCCTATGATATGCCGGACGGCCGACACAAGGTGCCAACGGGCTGGTTGATCGAGCAGGCTGGGCTCAAGGGGGCATTGCTTCACGGCATGCGGGTGCACGACAAGAACGCGCTGGTATTGATCAATGAGTCGGCGACCAGCTACCACGATCTGGCGGCGGCACGTGACGCTATCATTCAGTCAGTCTACGATAAGTTCCACATCCAGATCCAGCAAGAACCGTTGGAAATTTGA
- a CDS encoding prepilin-type N-terminal cleavage/methylation domain-containing protein, with translation MKGRGFTLVELIIAIAVMAILLVLATLSFRNYQAAARDKEREADVLALQNYLESVYPREIRDSAGNVIKPAGGYPAYVSGASGAGKMTAAQFAAAFDELGGAAKTGPLDRERLISAINGTFGVNPIANVGQLFAKKDDYENTKITNYPNGAYVYIAGVYGGVCDEIGTACRRYTIFYHLETKEPGKWQVLNSKRL, from the coding sequence ATGAAGGGACGGGGGTTTACGCTAGTCGAGCTGATCATTGCTATTGCCGTCATGGCGATTTTGCTGGTGCTCGCGACATTAAGTTTTCGTAATTATCAGGCAGCGGCACGCGATAAGGAGCGTGAGGCCGATGTACTAGCCTTGCAGAACTACCTCGAGAGCGTCTATCCACGGGAAATTCGTGACAGTGCCGGTAACGTCATCAAGCCTGCTGGCGGCTATCCGGCGTATGTTTCTGGCGCCAGCGGTGCTGGCAAGATGACTGCGGCGCAGTTTGCAGCGGCGTTTGACGAACTGGGTGGTGCCGCCAAGACCGGCCCACTGGATCGAGAACGCCTTATTTCGGCGATTAACGGTACATTCGGTGTCAATCCGATCGCTAACGTGGGTCAGCTGTTTGCCAAGAAGGATGATTACGAAAACACCAAGATTACTAATTATCCGAACGGTGCGTACGTCTACATTGCTGGGGTTTACGGTGGCGTGTGTGACGAGATAGGTACGGCCTGTCGGCGCTATACGATTTTTTATCATTTAGAAACAAAGGAGCCGGGTAAATGGCAAGTACTCAACAGCAAACGTCTCTAA
- a CDS encoding NUDIX domain-containing protein codes for MKYTKPYVPPTLTVDAVIFQISNGALEVLLLKRPNEPFKGEWALPGGYNAKGETTTAALRRIVAQKTGVDVKNDLSYIEQLYTFDTVDRDPRGHAVSVTYLGCGRTIPLDEATSHATFFDVHNLPPLAYDHASIIEYARERLIAKLTYTNAVSAFLERRFTLTQLQNAYEIIFDREFDKRNFRKKFLSLNLIHETNELWRDGAHRPAKLYEFNSQNLETLSRSFD; via the coding sequence ATGAAATACACGAAACCATACGTTCCACCGACGCTAACCGTTGACGCCGTGATATTCCAAATTAGTAACGGTGCGCTAGAAGTCCTGCTTCTAAAGCGCCCCAACGAGCCGTTCAAGGGTGAATGGGCGCTACCCGGCGGATACAACGCCAAGGGCGAGACGACGACAGCCGCACTGAGACGTATCGTTGCCCAAAAAACGGGCGTGGATGTTAAGAATGACTTGAGCTACATTGAGCAGCTCTACACCTTTGACACGGTCGACCGTGACCCACGAGGACATGCTGTATCGGTGACATACCTCGGGTGTGGGCGTACTATCCCGCTCGATGAGGCGACGTCGCACGCGACATTTTTTGATGTACATAATCTACCGCCACTGGCTTATGATCACGCCAGCATTATTGAATACGCCAGAGAGCGGCTAATCGCCAAGTTAACATATACGAATGCTGTGTCGGCATTTCTGGAGCGGCGTTTTACCCTGACCCAACTACAGAACGCCTACGAAATTATCTTTGATCGTGAATTTGACAAGCGTAATTTTCGCAAAAAATTCCTCAGCCTCAACCTCATTCATGAAACCAACGAGCTGTGGCGTGACGGCGCACATCGTCCAGCAAAACTATACGAGTTTAATTCCCAAAATCTCGAGACGTTATCACGAAGTTTCGACTAG
- a CDS encoding prepilin-type N-terminal cleavage/methylation domain-containing protein, with translation MASTQQQTSLKHAGGFTVVELMITLIIAGIFIMSGYQLYGAVLARNTEARRTSEAASIGYSILRERGLYKTVSEVCGSGAVKTEHVTPPTTPTLPDPVRARVEYCKVPNSVAVIRVAVIITYGTPAQEVVHATYISG, from the coding sequence ATGGCAAGTACTCAACAGCAAACGTCTCTAAAGCATGCGGGCGGTTTCACCGTTGTCGAACTGATGATCACCTTGATTATCGCCGGGATCTTTATAATGAGCGGCTACCAACTGTATGGGGCGGTGTTGGCGCGCAATACTGAGGCTCGCCGTACGTCGGAGGCCGCCAGTATCGGATATAGCATTCTGCGTGAACGCGGCCTGTACAAAACGGTGTCTGAAGTTTGTGGCAGCGGTGCGGTCAAGACTGAACACGTGACACCACCGACCACGCCAACATTGCCGGATCCAGTACGTGCTCGAGTCGAATATTGTAAAGTGCCAAACAGCGTCGCAGTGATTCGCGTCGCAGTGATTATTACTTATGGAACGCCAGCGCAGGAGGTGGTGCATGCGACGTACATTTCGGGCTAA
- a CDS encoding DUF1727 domain-containing protein: MSRQILSTLIGKTIKQAARLRGGGSALPGLVIEKIDPGFIARTLAQVPRGVVVISGTNGKTTTTKIVVELLEAAGLKVFTNRTGSNFSRGVAAALLGEVDMHGRLDADIAVLELDEAWAVKFVQLVPPRYSLLLNVMRDQLDRFGEIDTAAGFLAKIAQATTDTVVLNRDDPRIYRLHQKTAADVAFFGTTDQLLKLMPTDDALKTGRAQANQTAPADVLLADIDGQTATFHIDNAKHAVRMRLNGVYNLLNAAAALSLVRQIMGEKAELTTLLGALSDVAPAFGRGETIVIDGTPIELILVKNPSGFRLSLLSFADGTADTMIAINDNYADGRDVSWLWDVDVSRLEQVAVVSGVRAHDMALRLEYDDITPEIIEPDLAAALEKLLAHHPRQPKHIYCTYTAMMRLRKLLSIKTDVEAIR; the protein is encoded by the coding sequence ATGTCACGACAGATTCTCAGTACACTCATCGGCAAAACCATCAAACAAGCTGCTCGACTGCGCGGCGGCGGCTCGGCGCTCCCGGGGCTGGTCATCGAAAAGATTGATCCGGGCTTTATCGCTCGCACTCTGGCGCAAGTACCGCGCGGCGTGGTGGTTATCAGCGGCACGAATGGCAAGACCACTACTACTAAGATTGTCGTTGAACTGCTCGAGGCGGCCGGCCTTAAGGTTTTTACCAATCGCACGGGCAGTAATTTCTCGCGCGGTGTGGCGGCAGCGCTGCTCGGCGAGGTAGATATGCACGGGCGGCTGGATGCCGACATCGCGGTGCTGGAGCTTGACGAGGCCTGGGCAGTCAAGTTTGTTCAATTGGTACCGCCGCGCTACAGCCTGTTGCTCAACGTCATGCGCGATCAGCTGGATCGGTTTGGCGAGATCGACACGGCGGCTGGTTTCTTGGCAAAAATCGCCCAGGCAACCACTGATACCGTGGTGCTCAATCGCGACGACCCACGCATCTATCGCCTGCACCAAAAAACGGCGGCAGACGTAGCGTTTTTTGGCACGACCGACCAGCTGCTGAAACTGATGCCGACTGACGATGCGCTCAAGACTGGTCGCGCTCAGGCCAACCAGACGGCCCCAGCCGACGTGCTGCTCGCGGACATCGACGGGCAAACAGCGACCTTTCACATTGACAATGCCAAGCACGCGGTGCGAATGCGGCTAAATGGCGTGTATAATCTGCTGAACGCGGCGGCGGCACTGAGTTTGGTACGACAAATTATGGGAGAGAAAGCCGAGCTAACGACACTACTGGGCGCCCTATCAGACGTAGCGCCGGCATTTGGCCGAGGCGAGACCATCGTGATTGACGGCACGCCGATTGAGCTAATTCTCGTGAAAAACCCGAGCGGCTTTCGGCTCAGCCTGCTGTCATTTGCCGACGGAACAGCGGATACGATGATTGCTATCAATGATAATTACGCTGACGGACGCGACGTTAGTTGGCTGTGGGACGTGGACGTTTCACGCCTCGAGCAGGTGGCGGTGGTCAGCGGCGTGCGCGCTCATGATATGGCGCTGCGGCTGGAGTATGACGACATTACGCCAGAAATCATTGAGCCAGATTTGGCGGCGGCGCTGGAGAAATTGCTAGCCCATCATCCACGCCAGCCAAAACATATTTACTGTACCTACACAGCGATGATGCGACTGCGCAAATTATTATCAATCAAAACCGATGTGGAGGCCATCCGATGA
- a CDS encoding CPBP family intramembrane metalloprotease, which translates to MPNTNHTAHTTHRRQIIYLYTIVCVYLTLPILICIGIIPWNMKFVALIVGVVAMYIVMRILGNTHSDIGITRQRTIYSLKTVLPITIVLLIAAGLFLLLEKPRFSPTEGIGFYVFYILISCPAQELLFRGILSRMLQELRLHRVLELGVAAALFGYVHIIYGDMLTVVVMSIVGIVWYRAYQRSSNLIGVTMSHVILGVMTIALGIID; encoded by the coding sequence ATGCCTAATACTAATCACACCGCCCACACAACTCACCGCCGACAAATAATATATCTCTATACCATTGTCTGCGTGTACCTCACGCTGCCCATCCTGATTTGTATCGGCATTATTCCTTGGAATATGAAATTCGTGGCACTCATCGTCGGTGTAGTAGCGATGTACATAGTGATGCGAATACTCGGCAATACGCATAGTGACATCGGTATTACGCGGCAACGTACCATCTATTCACTCAAAACCGTGCTACCGATAACTATAGTTCTCCTTATCGCAGCCGGGCTGTTTCTACTCCTCGAAAAGCCTCGATTCTCACCAACCGAAGGAATAGGATTTTATGTATTTTATATTCTCATCTCGTGCCCGGCGCAAGAACTGTTATTTCGCGGTATCCTCAGCCGTATGCTGCAAGAACTACGGCTGCACCGGGTGTTGGAGCTTGGCGTAGCAGCCGCCCTTTTCGGTTATGTACATATCATCTACGGCGATATGCTCACTGTTGTTGTCATGAGCATCGTCGGCATTGTCTGGTACCGAGCGTACCAGCGCTCATCAAACCTCATCGGCGTAACAATGAGTCACGTGATACTTGGCGTGATGACGATTGCTCTAGGGATTATTGATTGA
- a CDS encoding isochorismatase family protein, with amino-acid sequence METVKPTRNILVAVDVQHDFIDGSLAVAEGEQVVAPLNTIAETVRHHAGQVVFTRDWHPAKTPHFVNCGGQWPVHCVAGTTGAAFHDKLDVQPDDIIINKGISQTDGYSGWEGQSDTGETLETIITPRTPREKVQVFLGGLATDEEEALAAMKEAHVLAVSTSEAKMMIERSVQ; translated from the coding sequence ATGGAAACAGTAAAACCAACTCGAAATATACTTGTTGCCGTTGATGTGCAGCATGATTTTATCGATGGTAGCCTGGCAGTTGCCGAGGGCGAGCAGGTCGTTGCCCCGCTCAATACCATCGCCGAGACCGTGCGGCACCATGCTGGGCAGGTCGTTTTTACCCGTGACTGGCACCCCGCAAAAACACCACATTTTGTTAATTGCGGTGGCCAGTGGCCAGTCCACTGTGTCGCTGGCACAACTGGCGCTGCCTTTCATGATAAGCTTGACGTGCAGCCTGATGACATTATTATCAACAAAGGCATAAGTCAAACTGACGGGTATTCTGGTTGGGAGGGTCAAAGTGACACAGGCGAGACGCTGGAGACCATCATCACACCACGAACACCTCGCGAGAAGGTTCAGGTATTTCTCGGCGGGCTGGCAACTGATGAAGAAGAGGCCTTAGCCGCCATGAAAGAGGCCCACGTTCTGGCGGTTTCAACCAGTGAGGCTAAAATGATGATCGAAAGGAGTGTTCAATGA
- a CDS encoding glutamine amidotransferase, producing the protein MTITIIQLYPRDMNLYGDWGNTLALKKRLEWRGFTVRIIDHNPGDTTDFAAGDIFIGGGGQDAGQEIIQDDLLARADELRRLAESDVPMLMICGMYQLFGRAFTTHEGHVIRGAGILPLETYAKAERLIGNITLESEEFGQIVGYENHSGQTLLDEGGLPLGRVVRGAGNDETGQIEGARLHNIVATYLHGPILPKNPRLADFLITAALTRKGYTDKLSALPIDRTAEHAQQVAMERGR; encoded by the coding sequence ATGACGATCACGATTATTCAATTGTATCCGCGCGATATGAATCTCTATGGCGACTGGGGCAATACGCTGGCGCTGAAAAAGCGGCTGGAATGGCGCGGCTTTACGGTACGTATTATTGATCATAATCCGGGCGATACGACTGATTTTGCAGCGGGAGATATTTTCATCGGCGGTGGTGGTCAGGATGCTGGGCAAGAAATTATCCAGGACGATTTGCTGGCGCGAGCGGATGAGCTACGGCGCTTAGCAGAGAGCGACGTGCCAATGCTGATGATCTGTGGTATGTATCAATTGTTTGGCCGAGCGTTCACCACACACGAGGGACACGTGATTCGCGGTGCGGGGATTTTACCGCTGGAGACATACGCCAAGGCAGAACGCCTGATCGGCAATATCACGCTCGAGAGCGAGGAGTTTGGACAGATCGTTGGTTATGAAAATCATAGCGGCCAGACGCTGCTTGATGAAGGAGGGTTGCCGCTGGGGCGCGTGGTGCGGGGCGCTGGTAATGACGAGACTGGCCAAATCGAGGGCGCGAGGCTGCACAATATCGTGGCGACGTACCTGCACGGGCCGATCTTGCCAAAGAATCCACGACTCGCTGATTTTTTGATCACCGCGGCACTCACGCGAAAAGGCTATACAGATAAACTCAGCGCACTGCCCATCGACCGCACCGCAGAACATGCCCAGCAGGTGGCGATGGAGCGAGGGCGATAA
- the pncB gene encoding nicotinate phosphoribosyltransferase has protein sequence MNREPKLSQGLDYYKATMGQLEYDKHPDAEVTFTLKNRAPTLLSEFVSAEELRAQLSNVANGWQPDEIAYLASLQNQDGTAQFTPDYLDFLGDNPLPPVNIGYDKRGDLAVSTTGKWPLVTFWETVVMSELNELYFQNKLAHEGSSLKELYAEGDRRLSEKIDILRNRPDIKFSDFGTRRRFSYDWQKHVIERVARELPDNFVGTSNIYLAHELGLQPIGTFAHELPMVYAALADKAGDNPLDGHYQVLQDWRQLYGEGLSTALTDTFTTEFFFADFTPEQMTSWQALRHDSGDPMQFGDTVIAFYEQHGIDPYEKTIVFSDGLDVETIIKLADYFKDRIKVTFGWGTTLTNDLGVEANNFVMKATAVDGVPTVKLSDVEGKHTGPDDKIEEYKTHVKEKIGRQALRQLVAA, from the coding sequence ATGAACCGTGAACCTAAATTATCACAAGGACTAGATTATTATAAGGCGACCATGGGGCAGCTGGAGTACGACAAGCATCCTGATGCCGAGGTCACCTTTACCTTGAAAAATCGCGCCCCTACCCTGCTATCAGAATTTGTGAGCGCGGAAGAGTTACGCGCCCAGCTCAGTAACGTAGCAAACGGTTGGCAACCTGATGAGATCGCCTATCTCGCCAGCCTACAAAATCAAGACGGCACAGCACAGTTCACGCCCGACTACCTTGACTTTTTAGGCGACAATCCCCTACCACCTGTTAACATTGGTTATGATAAGCGCGGCGATTTAGCGGTTAGTACTACGGGCAAATGGCCGCTGGTCACGTTCTGGGAAACAGTGGTCATGAGCGAGCTGAACGAATTATATTTCCAGAATAAACTTGCCCATGAAGGTAGTTCGCTCAAAGAACTATACGCCGAAGGAGATCGGCGATTAAGCGAGAAAATTGACATATTACGAAATCGCCCAGACATCAAGTTCTCTGACTTCGGCACGCGACGACGGTTTAGCTACGACTGGCAAAAGCATGTCATTGAGCGCGTCGCACGTGAACTTCCTGATAATTTCGTTGGCACTTCAAATATTTATTTGGCACATGAGCTTGGCTTGCAGCCAATTGGTACATTCGCACATGAATTACCGATGGTTTACGCAGCACTAGCCGACAAGGCCGGCGACAATCCGTTAGATGGCCACTATCAGGTACTCCAAGACTGGCGGCAGCTGTATGGCGAAGGTTTATCAACCGCCCTAACCGACACATTTACGACAGAGTTCTTTTTCGCTGACTTCACACCGGAGCAAATGACTTCATGGCAGGCTCTGCGTCATGACTCTGGCGACCCGATGCAGTTTGGTGATACGGTGATTGCATTTTATGAACAACATGGTATTGATCCGTACGAAAAGACGATCGTCTTTAGCGATGGGCTGGATGTCGAGACAATTATTAAACTGGCTGATTATTTCAAGGATCGTATCAAGGTGACATTTGGCTGGGGCACAACACTGACAAACGACCTCGGAGTTGAGGCGAATAATTTCGTCATGAAAGCCACTGCGGTTGATGGCGTGCCGACAGTTAAACTGAGCGACGTTGAAGGTAAGCACACAGGCCCAGATGATAAAATTGAAGAATATAAAACACATGTAAAAGAAAAAATTGGTCGTCAAGCGTTAAGGCAACTGGTCGCCGCATGA